Genomic window (Trichlorobacter lovleyi):
TTTCTTTTAAGTTTCGGCAAGGCGCAGCACCATGCGCCTAAAACAATTAACTGCTTGCAAAGCGCACATAATTGCGCTATAACAAAAATATGAAAATCACATCTAATCTAACTGACCAAACCGTCCTGCACGAACTGGGTGAACGACTAGCCAGACGCAGAATAGAGCTCGCAAAAACCCAGATGCAGTTGGCTGAGGAGAGCGGGCTTGCCAGGCGCACAATTCAATATGCTGAAGCTGGTAGATCTATCCAGAGCGAGAGTCTGGTGAGACTATTCCGTGCGCTGGGTTTGTTCGAAACGCTGGATGCCTTGTTGCCTGAACAGCAGGTGAGTCCTATGGATTTGTTGAAGCTTAAGAAAAAAGCGCGGAAGCGGGTAAGGGCCGCGCAGGTGGCCCAAGAAGCTGAAGATTGGCAGTGGGGGGATGAATCTTGAGTACGGTTGCCGAAGTTAAGCTCTGGGGGAAGACCATCGGGGCGGTGGTTTTAGAAGACGGGAGAGATGTCGCTCTGT
Coding sequences:
- a CDS encoding helix-turn-helix domain-containing protein; the protein is MRYNKNMKITSNLTDQTVLHELGERLARRRIELAKTQMQLAEESGLARRTIQYAEAGRSIQSESLVRLFRALGLFETLDALLPEQQVSPMDLLKLKKKARKRVRAAQVAQEAEDWQWGDES